One region of Termitidicoccus mucosus genomic DNA includes:
- a CDS encoding aldo/keto reductase: protein MRNNINRRRFLRYTATGGAGLLVPASLLGQSQADIAASSKNNTAPEFEQRVLGRTGMKLPILSMGVMRADNPNLVKAAMRSGIVHFDTAHGYQKGNNEAMLGKVFKDVPRGSFTVATKINLGKDVMAEKAPGMFMERFNTSMDRLGLDYVDILFLHAIDNAAAVLHGPILEVMEKLKKEGRVRHTGVSTHKNEPEVIDAVIKSKVYEVALTAYNFRQEHVAEMKTAIARAAEAGVGVIAMKTMAGAKNVNVSAALKWALQDKNVCTAIPGFTNFEELDVCLEAAANLRYTPDEKAFMARADSVPTLYCQQCDACAGQCPQNLPIPDLMRAYMYAHGYRNPGLAKETIAALDLPDNPCSDCAACTVQCRSGFLVAEKIQNIARVRSVPDEFLV from the coding sequence ATGAGAAACAACATCAACCGCCGCCGTTTTCTGCGCTACACCGCGACCGGCGGCGCAGGACTATTGGTTCCCGCAAGTTTGCTTGGCCAGTCACAGGCAGACATCGCCGCATCCTCGAAAAACAACACCGCCCCGGAATTCGAACAGCGCGTCCTCGGCCGCACCGGCATGAAACTCCCCATCCTGAGCATGGGTGTCATGCGCGCCGACAACCCGAACCTCGTCAAGGCCGCCATGCGCTCCGGCATCGTGCACTTCGACACCGCGCATGGCTACCAGAAGGGAAACAACGAGGCCATGCTCGGCAAAGTCTTCAAGGACGTGCCGCGCGGCTCGTTCACCGTCGCGACCAAGATAAACCTCGGCAAGGACGTGATGGCCGAAAAGGCCCCCGGGATGTTCATGGAGCGTTTTAATACGAGCATGGACCGCCTCGGGCTCGATTATGTCGATATATTGTTTCTCCATGCGATCGACAATGCCGCCGCCGTGCTGCACGGGCCGATTCTCGAGGTCATGGAAAAACTGAAAAAGGAAGGCAGGGTCAGGCACACCGGCGTCTCCACCCACAAAAACGAGCCCGAGGTCATCGACGCCGTCATAAAGAGCAAGGTCTATGAAGTGGCGCTCACCGCGTATAATTTTCGCCAGGAGCATGTCGCGGAGATGAAGACGGCCATCGCGCGCGCCGCCGAAGCGGGCGTCGGCGTCATTGCCATGAAAACCATGGCCGGGGCCAAGAACGTGAATGTGTCCGCCGCCCTGAAATGGGCGTTGCAGGACAAAAATGTCTGCACGGCCATCCCGGGATTCACGAACTTCGAGGAACTGGACGTGTGCCTCGAAGCGGCGGCCAACCTCCGCTACACGCCCGACGAGAAAGCCTTCATGGCGCGGGCCGACTCCGTGCCCACGCTTTATTGCCAGCAGTGCGATGCGTGCGCCGGGCAGTGCCCGCAAAACCTGCCCATCCCCGATCTCATGCGCGCCTACATGTATGCGCACGGCTACCGAAATCCCGGCCTCGCCAAGGAGACCATCGCCGCGCTCGATCTCCCCGACAACCCCTGCTCCGATTGCGCGGCCTGCACCGTGCAATGCCGCTCGGGATTCCTCGTCGCCGAAAAAATCCAAAACATCGCGCGCGTGCGCTCCGTGCCCGATGAATTCCTGGTGTGA
- a CDS encoding RluA family pseudouridine synthase, producing the protein MPNATLTHTVPPGIRRIRADKALAIAFPGHSRVAIQRAFDAGLVSFDGRPIKRDHAVHGGDTLAFSMPDARPSELKPVAIPLDILFEDRHLLAINKAAGMVVHPGAATGEDTLVHALLAHCKGGLSGVGGVERPGIVHRLDRETSGVMLVAKTDAAHRGLSEQFSTRALQKEYLALVAGTPALLSGSIRKPIGRNPHQRHKMMAFEESHPAARDAHTDWEVVESYGALATLVRCRIHTGRTHQIRVHLKSLGHVLLGDTVYGWHADPRLPVQPSRVMLHAEHLVVHHPVTGKLLDLTAPPPKDFKAMQRALKTATKPSKKRPQKPKAVRP; encoded by the coding sequence ATGCCCAACGCCACCCTCACCCACACCGTGCCGCCCGGAATCCGCCGCATCCGCGCCGACAAGGCGCTCGCCATCGCATTTCCCGGGCACAGCCGCGTGGCCATCCAGCGCGCGTTTGACGCCGGGCTCGTCTCGTTCGACGGCCGGCCCATCAAGCGCGACCACGCCGTCCACGGCGGCGACACCCTCGCCTTCTCCATGCCCGACGCCAGACCGTCGGAACTCAAGCCCGTCGCCATCCCGCTCGACATCCTTTTCGAGGACAGGCACCTCCTCGCCATCAACAAAGCCGCCGGCATGGTCGTGCACCCCGGCGCGGCGACCGGCGAGGACACGCTCGTGCACGCCTTGCTCGCCCATTGCAAAGGCGGGCTGAGCGGCGTCGGCGGCGTCGAACGCCCCGGCATCGTGCATCGCCTCGACCGCGAGACCTCGGGCGTGATGCTTGTCGCCAAAACCGACGCAGCCCACCGCGGCCTCTCCGAGCAGTTCTCCACCCGCGCGCTGCAAAAAGAATACCTCGCGCTCGTCGCCGGCACGCCCGCGCTGCTCAGCGGCAGCATCCGCAAGCCCATCGGCCGCAACCCGCACCAGCGCCACAAAATGATGGCTTTCGAGGAAAGCCATCCCGCCGCGCGCGACGCCCACACCGACTGGGAGGTGGTGGAGAGCTACGGCGCGCTCGCCACGCTCGTGCGCTGCCGCATCCACACCGGCCGCACGCACCAGATCCGCGTGCACCTGAAATCCCTCGGACACGTCCTCCTCGGAGACACGGTCTATGGCTGGCACGCCGATCCGCGCCTCCCCGTGCAGCCGTCCCGCGTAATGCTCCATGCCGAGCACCTCGTGGTGCACCATCCGGTCACCGGCAAACTGCTCGACCTCACCGCCCCGCCGCCGAAAGATTTCAAGGCGATGCAGCGCGCGCTGAAGACCGCGACCAAACCCTCGAAAAAACGACCACAAAAACCCAAGGCGGTGCGACCATAG
- the zwf gene encoding glucose-6-phosphate dehydrogenase — MSESESTRHPFLQGLSRHRGTPPTVVVIFGASGDLTARKLIPAVYNLGFDNLLPADFFLVGYGRKPIPDDEFREIATQAIREFSRRELNPDVWRHIAANTSYVAGAYDDSAAFTRLAAHIAAIEQKLGRDVQVLFYVSTPPSVFAPIITHLGSSGLASRHLGQPHHSKIIIEKPFGRDLESARGLNHTIASVFQEHQVYRIDHYLGKETVQGLLVQRFANAIFEPLWNRNYIDHVQITVAEEVGVGTRGGYYEQSGALRDMIQNHTMQLLALTAMEPPVSFDAEAVRDEKVKVLKAIQPLDPAPGGDTARAQYASGMMGGKQVRGYLEEEGISPESATETYAAIRLCINNWRWQGVPFYLRSGKCMARRVSEIAIQFKRPPGTIFSESAHINLAPNTLAFQIQPDEGLGLIFNGKVPGLATRTQPVKMNFRYSTTFGSDTPEAYERLVLDAMTGDGTLFIRGDETEASWQLYTPVLEAWTAAGRKGMDAYAAGSWGPASSDALLAADHHNWRQP; from the coding sequence ATGAGCGAAAGCGAATCCACCCGCCATCCGTTTCTCCAAGGTCTCAGCCGGCACCGCGGCACCCCGCCCACCGTCGTCGTCATCTTCGGCGCGTCCGGCGACCTCACCGCCCGCAAGCTCATCCCCGCCGTTTACAATCTGGGCTTCGACAACCTGCTTCCCGCCGATTTTTTCCTCGTCGGCTACGGCCGCAAACCCATTCCCGACGACGAATTCCGGGAAATCGCCACGCAGGCCATCCGCGAGTTCTCGCGCCGCGAACTCAATCCCGACGTCTGGCGCCATATCGCCGCCAACACCTCCTACGTCGCCGGCGCCTACGATGATTCCGCCGCCTTCACCCGCCTCGCCGCGCACATCGCCGCGATCGAGCAAAAACTCGGACGCGACGTGCAGGTTCTCTTCTACGTCTCCACCCCGCCTTCCGTCTTCGCCCCCATCATCACGCATCTCGGCTCCAGCGGCCTGGCCTCGCGCCACCTCGGCCAGCCGCACCACTCGAAGATCATCATCGAAAAACCCTTCGGTCGCGACCTCGAGTCCGCCCGCGGTCTGAACCACACCATCGCCTCCGTTTTCCAAGAACACCAAGTTTACCGCATCGACCACTATCTCGGCAAAGAAACCGTGCAAGGCCTGCTCGTCCAGCGCTTCGCCAACGCGATCTTCGAGCCCCTCTGGAACCGCAACTATATCGACCACGTCCAGATCACCGTCGCCGAGGAAGTCGGCGTCGGCACCCGCGGCGGCTACTACGAGCAAAGCGGCGCGCTCCGCGACATGATCCAAAACCACACCATGCAGCTCCTCGCCCTCACCGCGATGGAGCCGCCGGTGTCCTTCGACGCCGAGGCCGTGCGCGACGAAAAGGTCAAGGTCCTCAAGGCCATCCAGCCCCTCGATCCCGCGCCCGGCGGCGACACCGCCCGCGCCCAATACGCCTCCGGCATGATGGGCGGAAAACAGGTCAGGGGCTACCTCGAAGAGGAGGGCATCTCCCCGGAATCCGCCACCGAAACCTACGCCGCCATCCGCCTCTGCATCAACAACTGGCGCTGGCAGGGCGTCCCCTTCTACCTTCGCTCCGGCAAATGCATGGCCCGCCGCGTATCCGAAATCGCGATACAGTTCAAACGCCCGCCGGGGACCATCTTTTCCGAAAGCGCGCACATCAACCTCGCGCCCAACACCCTCGCCTTCCAGATCCAGCCCGACGAGGGGCTCGGCCTCATTTTCAACGGCAAAGTCCCCGGCCTCGCCACCCGCACGCAGCCCGTGAAAATGAACTTCCGCTACAGCACGACCTTCGGCTCCGACACCCCCGAGGCCTACGAGCGGCTCGTCCTCGACGCGATGACCGGCGACGGCACCCTCTTCATCCGCGGCGACGAGACCGAGGCCTCGTGGCAACTCTACACGCCCGTGCTCGAAGCCTGGACCGCCGCCGGCCGCAAAGGCATGGACGCCTACGCCGCCGGTTCCTGGGGCCCGGCCTCCTCCGACGCGCTCCTCGCCGCCGATCACCACAACTGGAGACAACCGTGA
- a CDS encoding BamA/OMP85 family outer membrane protein, translating into MISPRNHAASPIGKNGRWQDGLRAVRFGAAGRHGVRPSFRISRFAFFFLALLFVLSPALPGEPAAPPPRARISVRGAGWWGNIQQVRTINQVLDAHRGPTVNANEIEDIAFLLLSYFVDDGYLRPKLDIRVTAPDGAKDSYSCDETFDLDLPRDLLAAEVRFEITRGRRYHLKHLSFTGLTALPESDARALFLPTTAWVGFSPPYSVNTFKHSISALLDELRQRGHAQAAIDASGLLIDHSTGHVTAEIKITPGPIWKVRSITINDPQTAIDTAELQKLAGRPWSQWWQQDLSEQTRQIYFRHGYPDIQLRLEHTSGAITGSAGMSSMSLRSEPARESSSAGDAVPVSVTLHVTPGPQVRIGKISLVGDRHTRAATVRRRIRPREGDLLNPVLLENARYRIAQLGVFDEVNLATAPEGASVRDVTFAVKEAPRHQASLLLGWGSYEELRGGIELRSNNLIGIADQTRLQFVQSMKSTSGDLNLTLPEHLIRSVSTAIRLYGLHREEVAFDREEYGAAITFRRFFGRSRYDTSIGYSYEYLLNKNSTVETYTGQDDRSLAASIKLSVGRDRRDNPLLPRRGWHWLIQSETASQTLGGDANYQKYRFTASYHTTWKRIRWIHAGIDFGLIEPIAGDTPAALPLNKLYFPGGQSSIRGYQEGEAAPYAPDGASYLGANIYALMNLELEQALTENWSAVLFYDLLTDKAKLAADPGYEWLHSLGIGIRYRTILGPLRLEYGRNLNPRPNDPKGTLHLSIGFPF; encoded by the coding sequence ATGATCTCCCCGCGAAACCACGCCGCAAGCCCCATTGGAAAAAATGGTCGTTGGCAGGACGGCCTCCGTGCCGTCCGTTTCGGGGCGGCCGGACGGCACGGAGTCCGTCCCTCCTTCCGCATTTCCCGCTTCGCTTTTTTTTTCCTCGCGCTCCTCTTCGTGCTTTCGCCCGCGCTCCCCGGCGAGCCCGCCGCGCCGCCGCCGCGCGCCCGCATCTCCGTCCGCGGCGCCGGCTGGTGGGGCAACATCCAGCAAGTCCGCACCATCAACCAAGTCCTCGATGCACACCGCGGTCCGACCGTGAACGCCAACGAAATCGAGGACATCGCCTTTCTTCTCCTCTCCTACTTCGTGGATGACGGTTATCTTCGTCCCAAGCTGGACATCCGGGTCACCGCCCCCGACGGCGCCAAGGATTCTTATTCCTGTGACGAGACCTTCGACCTCGACCTGCCCCGCGACCTTCTCGCCGCCGAAGTCCGCTTCGAGATCACCCGGGGCCGGCGCTACCACCTGAAACACCTTTCCTTCACCGGCCTCACCGCCCTGCCGGAATCTGACGCCCGCGCGCTCTTTCTCCCGACCACCGCCTGGGTCGGCTTTTCCCCGCCCTATTCCGTCAATACCTTCAAGCATTCCATCTCCGCCCTCCTCGATGAGCTCCGCCAGCGCGGCCACGCCCAGGCCGCCATCGACGCCTCGGGCCTCCTCATCGACCACTCAACCGGTCATGTCACCGCCGAAATCAAGATCACCCCCGGCCCGATCTGGAAAGTCCGCAGCATCACCATCAACGATCCCCAGACCGCCATTGATACCGCCGAACTCCAAAAACTCGCCGGCCGCCCCTGGTCGCAATGGTGGCAACAGGACCTGTCCGAACAGACCCGCCAGATCTATTTCCGCCACGGTTATCCCGACATCCAGCTCCGATTGGAACACACCTCCGGCGCCATAACTGGGAGCGCGGGCATGTCAAGCATGTCGCTTCGCTCGGAACCTGCCCGCGAATCCTCCTCCGCCGGCGATGCCGTCCCCGTTTCCGTCACCCTGCATGTCACCCCCGGTCCCCAGGTGCGCATCGGCAAAATCTCCCTTGTCGGCGACCGCCACACCCGCGCCGCCACCGTCCGGCGCCGCATCCGCCCCCGCGAAGGCGACCTGCTCAATCCCGTCCTGCTCGAAAACGCCCGCTACCGTATCGCCCAACTCGGCGTCTTCGACGAGGTAAACCTCGCCACCGCGCCCGAGGGCGCTTCCGTGCGCGATGTCACCTTCGCCGTCAAGGAAGCCCCCCGCCACCAGGCCAGCCTCCTCCTCGGCTGGGGCAGCTACGAGGAACTCCGCGGCGGCATCGAACTCCGCTCCAACAACCTCATCGGTATCGCCGACCAGACCCGGCTCCAGTTCGTGCAATCCATGAAAAGCACCAGCGGCGACCTCAACCTCACGCTGCCCGAACACCTCATCCGCTCTGTCAGCACCGCCATCCGCCTCTACGGGCTCCATCGCGAGGAAGTTGCCTTCGACCGCGAGGAATACGGCGCCGCCATCACCTTCCGCCGCTTCTTCGGCCGCTCCAGATACGACACCAGCATCGGCTATTCTTACGAATATCTCCTCAACAAAAACAGCACCGTCGAAACCTACACCGGCCAAGACGACCGCTCCCTTGCCGCCAGCATCAAACTCAGCGTCGGCCGCGACCGCCGCGACAATCCCCTGCTCCCCCGCCGCGGCTGGCACTGGCTCATTCAATCCGAAACCGCCAGCCAGACCCTCGGCGGCGACGCCAATTACCAAAAATACCGCTTCACCGCCAGCTACCACACCACCTGGAAACGCATCCGCTGGATACACGCCGGCATCGACTTCGGCCTCATCGAGCCCATCGCGGGCGACACGCCCGCCGCCCTCCCCCTCAACAAACTCTACTTCCCCGGCGGCCAGAGCAGCATTCGCGGCTATCAGGAAGGCGAAGCCGCCCCCTATGCGCCAGACGGCGCCAGTTACCTCGGCGCAAATATATACGCGCTGATGAACCTCGAACTCGAGCAAGCCCTCACGGAAAACTGGTCGGCCGTGCTCTTCTACGATCTCCTCACCGACAAGGCGAAGCTGGCCGCGGACCCCGGCTACGAATGGCTCCACAGCCTGGGCATCGGCATCCGCTACCGCACCATCCTCGGCCCGCTCCGTCTCGAATACGGGCGCAACCTCAATCCCCGCCCCAACGACCCCAAAGGCACCTTGCATCTTTCGATAGGATTCCCGTTCTAG
- a CDS encoding DUF6599 family protein, which yields MIKKYITLLFLAGCACAARAQTPAELRAMLPPVDGWTLSDKVEVFNRDNLFDRINGAADAFLICNFEEMTTLDYLKDGSKSYVTLQMYRHATPADAFAIYSAERTPDMTFLNIGAEGYRAAGIVYFLSGSMYVKLTTSDESAGTAAMMEKVARALAVKIDAKAALPGLLQVFPAKDKQPRSEVYIVESFMGHKFLHSAYRASYAKDGKEYQLFVIDGKTKAGAEKMLADYLKFAKQPENPTEGLLTVHDRFNGDIPMLWRGRYLFGLVNDSGAQVDAGALLAQVADAARD from the coding sequence ATGATTAAAAAATATATAACCCTCCTTTTCCTTGCGGGCTGCGCATGCGCGGCCCGCGCCCAGACGCCGGCGGAACTCCGCGCCATGCTGCCGCCGGTGGACGGCTGGACGCTGTCGGACAAGGTCGAGGTATTCAATCGCGACAACCTGTTCGACCGCATCAACGGGGCGGCGGACGCGTTTCTGATCTGCAACTTCGAGGAGATGACCACGCTCGATTATCTCAAGGACGGCTCGAAGTCATATGTCACGCTCCAGATGTATCGCCATGCCACGCCCGCCGACGCGTTTGCCATCTACTCGGCTGAACGCACGCCGGACATGACGTTCCTGAATATCGGCGCCGAGGGATATCGCGCCGCGGGAATCGTCTATTTTCTGTCGGGCAGCATGTATGTGAAACTGACCACCTCCGACGAAAGCGCCGGGACCGCCGCCATGATGGAAAAAGTGGCGCGCGCGCTGGCCGTGAAAATCGACGCGAAGGCCGCGCTCCCCGGCCTGTTGCAGGTGTTTCCCGCCAAGGACAAACAACCCCGGTCCGAAGTATATATCGTGGAGAGTTTCATGGGGCATAAATTCCTCCACTCCGCCTACCGGGCGTCCTATGCGAAGGACGGGAAGGAATATCAATTGTTCGTCATCGATGGAAAGACAAAGGCGGGCGCGGAGAAAATGCTGGCCGACTACCTGAAGTTCGCCAAGCAACCGGAGAATCCCACGGAAGGGCTGCTCACCGTGCACGACCGCTTCAACGGCGACATCCCGATGCTCTGGCGCGGGCGTTACCTTTTCGGCCTCGTCAACGACAGCGGCGCGCAGGTGGATGCCGGGGCGTTGCTGGCCCAGGTGGCGGACGCGGCGCGGGATTGA
- a CDS encoding MFS transporter, protein MSNAPAAPQCPPPPARPARKTWTAGALTYTTGGVAALFLWLLWGDLAWAMRDRSVMPMAQWYLNSLGIPSAVYALLISSVPAAIALVAGPVISVKSDRHRGRRGRRIPFLLALTPLAAFGMLGIALTPFLADEAARVFAPGHPAGGWLRAALDGSVAGSVLQDRQVVAIACFGVFWVAYELAVIAAQLVFGGLINDVVPRALLGRFYGLFRAISLIDGMIFNFWIIGHVPAHFTLIMVVIGLFHLVVVMWTFLKIREGAYPPPPPPRPVGAGRAGRFLAGAGDYFRECFTNSYYVLIFVMMMAAMMAFSPVNVYAIPHAQSLGVDMHVYGKFLALTFLISLGLSYFLGWLADVFHPLRVTIASLAAYALVAGWGGIFARTAETFLVAWVAHGVLAGCYFTSAASLGQRLYPHSKYAQFASAAGIFLAMANMVLMPLVGLLIDGTGRTYRHTFTVACALALVSLAAAWGVHRKFTRLGGAAGYVAPE, encoded by the coding sequence ATGAGCAACGCCCCGGCAGCCCCGCAATGTCCGCCGCCGCCTGCACGGCCCGCACGGAAAACGTGGACGGCCGGCGCGCTCACTTACACGACGGGCGGAGTGGCGGCGCTTTTCCTTTGGTTGTTGTGGGGCGATTTAGCCTGGGCGATGCGCGACCGGTCGGTCATGCCGATGGCGCAATGGTATCTCAACAGCCTGGGTATTCCGAGCGCGGTTTACGCGCTGCTCATCAGTTCGGTGCCCGCGGCCATCGCGCTGGTCGCGGGGCCGGTCATCAGCGTGAAATCGGACCGGCATCGCGGGCGGCGCGGACGGCGCATCCCGTTTTTGCTCGCGCTGACGCCGCTGGCCGCATTCGGCATGCTCGGAATCGCGCTGACGCCGTTTTTGGCGGACGAGGCGGCGCGCGTGTTTGCGCCGGGACACCCGGCGGGCGGCTGGCTGCGCGCGGCGCTCGACGGCTCGGTGGCGGGGAGTGTGCTGCAAGACAGGCAGGTGGTCGCGATCGCATGCTTCGGCGTGTTCTGGGTCGCGTATGAGCTGGCCGTCATCGCCGCGCAGCTCGTGTTTGGCGGGCTCATCAACGATGTGGTGCCGCGCGCCTTGCTCGGGCGGTTTTACGGGCTGTTTCGCGCCATCAGCCTGATCGACGGAATGATTTTCAACTTTTGGATCATCGGCCATGTGCCGGCGCATTTCACGCTCATCATGGTTGTCATCGGCTTGTTTCACCTGGTGGTCGTGATGTGGACGTTTTTGAAAATCCGCGAGGGCGCGTATCCGCCGCCCCCGCCGCCGCGCCCGGTGGGCGCGGGCAGGGCCGGGCGATTTCTGGCGGGCGCGGGCGATTATTTCCGCGAGTGCTTCACCAACTCCTACTATGTGCTGATTTTCGTGATGATGATGGCGGCGATGATGGCGTTTTCGCCGGTGAATGTTTACGCGATCCCGCACGCGCAGAGCCTCGGCGTGGACATGCATGTGTATGGGAAATTTCTCGCGCTCACGTTTCTGATTTCGCTGGGGCTGTCGTATTTTCTCGGCTGGCTGGCCGATGTGTTTCATCCGCTGCGCGTGACCATCGCGTCTCTGGCCGCGTATGCGCTGGTGGCGGGATGGGGAGGAATTTTTGCGCGGACGGCGGAGACGTTTCTCGTCGCGTGGGTGGCGCACGGCGTGCTGGCGGGATGCTATTTCACGAGCGCGGCGTCGCTCGGGCAGCGGTTGTATCCGCATTCGAAATACGCGCAATTCGCGTCGGCCGCGGGGATTTTCCTGGCGATGGCCAACATGGTGCTGATGCCGCTGGTGGGATTGCTGATCGACGGCACGGGGCGGACCTACCGGCACACGTTCACGGTGGCGTGCGCGCTGGCGCTGGTGTCGCTGGCGGCGGCGTGGGGCGTGCACCGGAAATTCACGCGGCTCGGCGGGGCTGCGGGTTATGTGGCGCCGGAGTGA
- the nadD gene encoding nicotinate (nicotinamide) nucleotide adenylyltransferase, with protein sequence MPPVKIGFLGGSFDPVHFGHLAAARLAREQCRLDRVVLLPAASSPSKARDIAPPAASAGDRLDMVRAAAGGEDWLEVSDHELRRGGVSYAIESARHFRASCPDDRLFWIIGSDLLGKLSLWRGIDELARLVEFVVLHRPGHAPEVAADGGIPGLRLYPCAGDLPRISSSELRARLCEGRPVEAFVPQGVFALIRERGLYRRAAAGGDTG encoded by the coding sequence GTGCCTCCCGTGAAAATCGGTTTTCTCGGCGGCAGTTTTGATCCGGTCCATTTCGGCCATCTGGCCGCCGCCAGACTGGCGCGCGAACAATGCCGGCTGGACCGCGTCGTGTTGCTGCCCGCCGCATCGAGTCCGTCCAAGGCTCGCGACATCGCGCCGCCGGCCGCATCCGCCGGGGATCGTCTCGACATGGTGCGCGCGGCCGCGGGAGGCGAGGACTGGCTGGAGGTATCCGATCACGAATTACGCCGGGGCGGCGTGAGTTACGCGATCGAATCGGCGCGACATTTTCGCGCCTCTTGCCCGGATGACCGGCTTTTCTGGATCATCGGCAGCGACCTGCTGGGGAAACTGTCCCTCTGGCGCGGCATCGACGAATTGGCCCGGCTGGTGGAATTTGTCGTGCTGCATCGCCCGGGACACGCGCCGGAGGTCGCGGCGGACGGCGGCATCCCCGGCCTGCGATTGTATCCGTGCGCGGGCGATCTGCCGCGAATCAGCTCATCGGAATTGCGTGCGCGGTTGTGCGAAGGCCGTCCGGTCGAGGCGTTCGTTCCGCAGGGCGTATTCGCATTGATCCGAGAGCGCGGGCTGTATCGCCGGGCGGCGGCAGGCGGCGACACCGGGTGA